Genomic window (Pseudoliparis swirei isolate HS2019 ecotype Mariana Trench chromosome 23, NWPU_hadal_v1, whole genome shotgun sequence):
gctctgttcatgagggtctgtgggggacccgggctctgttcatgagggtctgtgggggacccgggctctgttcatgagcctGACTGCTGACAGGAAGAAGTTGTTGACGTGGcgtgaggtcttggtcctgatggtcctGATGGTCCTCCGCTTCctgccagaggggagggaccCGAACAGTGACTATCTGACCTGAAACTTTATAAATGCTGTTTAATGTTGAAGTGAAATTTAACGATTGGATTAAGAAATAACTGTcctaaaataacaaaacattatTCCAATTTAGATTTGATTGAATTGGTAAAAAGTATCAGTTATTGGATATATCCCACTGATTATACACTGTATAACTTAATACTCTGAAAATCATTTacaaagacaaataaacatttacatttccagTGAAAATACATTTCGAGTTGGAAATAATGCCAGTTGAGCCAAATGCCTGTCTTTGTGAATCTGTTCAATTAGAGATAAGGACACAAAGAGATGGAACGGAAACTACAGGAACAACCTCTGTGACCTAACACTCAGCGAATGAACACAATGGTaccaaaaaaaatccaatttGTGCGAATGACATGAGGCCGAAATGTTCTGATGCTTTCTGAGAGAAAATACAATTTCACCAGAGACACTTAATGTGTCGAGTGCCAAGGCAACCATAAATATTCAATTCGGTTAATATGAGCAACAGATGTAGCCGGTACGTTGTGGAGCGCATCATCAGCCCGACGTTTAACTGTGAATGTCAGGAGGAGGTTTTTATAAAATAGGATATTGTGGCTGATTAAGTGTCAGTGACAGACAAAAGATACAGAACCAAAGCAACAGGTGTCCCGCCTGTAAAGGTtgcaaggagaagaagaagaaacaactttCCTGGAACTTTGTTTAAACATAAAGAGGTTTATACACTTCGGGAGGCGAAAGCTGAATGATATAAAAGCATCTTCTGAGGATCTGAGAGGTGTGTGAACTTGGGTCCTCTCACCGTTTGCAGAATGACtctcacaataaatatatagtgtgtgtgcgtgcatgttgttttctttcttatctTATTTATTTCTCCGCACTAGTACAGGACATGATCTGCTCCATGATTCGAACACACCTTTGTGTTTGTCAACACTGTGgcactgttcatctggtcacaggaCATCTACTCTGTCCTtcctgcagagggatcctcctccgttgctcacctgaaggtttcttccctttttccccccatgaaagggtttttctattttttgggagttttccttgatcccatgtgaggtcaaaggtcagggatgtcgtatgtgaacaGATGGTAAAGACATTGAATAGACGTGTAGTATTATATGAGTCCCCCAAAATATTATTGTATTGATTTTAGCCTATATATTTAGTGTACTGGCTAAAACACTATTGATCCTCAGTGGCTCGTAAAGTTGGCTGTATGTGAATCCACTCGAAGTTGCAGGATTAAGGATGTTTTGCCACTAATGTAAAAGACGGCTTCGGGTCCACCAAGTTTTTCTTTATAGTTTCACAAAAGAAGAAATGCACAAAAATACAAACTCATAGACAATGTGGCCTTTTTGTTATCACCCCGAGCAAAACCTGGGTGTCATTTGAATGTTGTGCGGTGAGGAGTGTGCAGCTAAACACGCATAACCAAATACTCTTTCCACAGATCTAGTCACGCCTCATGTGAGCAATATTTTCCACCAAAAATATGAGCTTCTGGATGGAGCAGAAACTTAGTAGGAAGAAAGGATGTACGACTTGAACCAAGCTCCTTACCTCGAGGAAAACTCACTACATTTTACACTTTTATGCAGCATAACTCCAACGCAGATTAAGAGAAAGAATCCTCAATACACAGTCTTGACTTTGTTTGTTTAGGTTTATTTGCACCTCCAGTAGCTGTGTTTTAGATCAATGTCCTTAAGCCATGAATGGAAAACACTATTCAACTTAATATCATATCATTTGTATTGCTCGTCAGCTAAATATTCAAATAACATCATGTCTTCTTTCAGGATCTTTGCAATTATCTCTGAGAATTAGTGGCTAAATGTCATCTGCTTCAGTTCTCATGTATTTGTAGTAAACCCAGAAGGCTGATTAAACGCTCATTTCAAGAACGTACAATAAAAGGCAGTAAATACGCTTTTCCTTATTTGTCCTACATGGGAAGACTGCCACCTTCTGGCCATCAGGATGAAGTGAAGGTTTGACAAAGTAATgtacaaaaatgtaattaaatgtattattagttTCCGTCATATCATGAATGTCATGATTCCCACCAGTACACAGATCCACTGCAGGTGGACCTTTCTTCCTGAGGACTGGGTCTCTTGTTTCCCAATGGGATGAACCATGAGACTGATGAGCGTCTTCCTGGCAGAGGGTATCCACAGGGAGCATTCATACGGCTGATTCGGGTTCCCCTCATTTATATCTATTGAACTCGAGACATTGTACCGCCCGTTATCGTCCACTTCTTGCCGTGTGCTGGCTGACAGTGTGAAGTTATCCTTGTCCTGGAACCAGTGGACGGTGCCAATGGGGTAAACTCCACTGAACCAGCACTGAGCGAAAGCCTTCTTAATAGAGGAGCCATACCTTCCAAGGCAGTCTGTTGAGATCAAGGACTTTTAGATCAATAAAAGACACAATGCGAGTACAAATAAACACGTCGTATAGCTCACCTTGTACTGTAACTGTAGTTGTGCTGTGCTTGGCTCCAAAAGTGGAGTGGAGCTTGCAGAGGTATTCCCCCTGGTGGGCCGGCATCACGTTGAGGAGGGTCACACTGAGCCTGTGGACCAGCAGCTGGACCGCGCTGTCACACACAAACTCAGAGTCGGACGGGACGTCCGCGACACACACGCTTTTATTCTTAGCCAGCCAGGAAAATGACTTAATATCCAACGGGCGCGATGAGCCGGCTTCACATGTCAATGTCAGGTTTTCTCCACACCGAGCGGCCACCTGGGAGGTGGTCTGCAGCGTCACACCCTGGCCGGCTGAGGCCTCAGAGAAAGGGACGCCTCAAAGTTTAGAATAAATCACAGTCTGGTGAATGATTTCCTGTGAACACTGTGTTATTATTCTATtgtcaaaatataaatacaatccACCTAAAAGTCACTTTGCTTATACTGACatgctgtatgtatgtgtatggcAGGTTTAATTTGACCCAATTTAGTTGTATTCTTACTAAATCATCTGAAAAGtcctttattaaaaataaaaaaacacttgtatCGTTTGTACATTCCACCTTATTCCTCAGGATCAGGACAGAAGTgatgtttctttatttaaacaAGTATAATCTGTAGGTTTCTGTTTCTATGTTGGACTATCAGGAAGAATCATGCAAGCTGTTTCTATTCTTTCTGCAGTATTATTAATCTTCTCATCTTCTCAGAAAGAAATCCACACCGGGGTTCAGGATGGGATGTTTCCCAGAAACACACGAGAGGCTGTTTGAAGAATCAAGTTAAACTGCTAcaacttgtttttgttgtgtgcaACCATGACACCACGATGCAAATATCCAGTGCAATGCCCCAATGCCGAAGCTGTACACATTTCAATCAGTTTACAGGAAGAGATCTTTTGATAAACGTGTCTTTTCATGCACAAAAGAAAACCTCACCGGCGCTGCTGACCGCTGCAGTGAACCACAGGATGGACACCCAGCCGACGGCACGCCGAGTCTCCACGTCCGAGGGGAAACGTCTCACTTTCATCTGCATCGAGATCCATATTTATGACATCAGATGAACCGGATTGGAAGCCAAACACAGAAAACTGAACCGCACTAACCGACTGTGTGTACTCACCATGCAGAGGACCTGTTGTGTGGAGGAACGCCCGACCTCAGCACTCTGAGGGGAGCTCTGTTGTGAGGTGGCAGGTCTCAACGTGAGCAGACACGCTGTGGAATGAATGAAGTGACGCATTCCTGGAACCACTTATGACAAGAAACCTCGTTTGGATACTCGCAGTCCACCAACTCTACTTCCCTGATTTATGAATATAGATGCATTTCTCAATCACTGATTCAAAATCTCTCATTCAAAAtcaaaaatgttgttttattttatgcCTAAAAGGTCAAGGGGCATTTATTCTAGCAGATATGTACACTTGTGTCAATGTAATATGTTCACTATTGTATTAATTactctgattaccttcgcattgaaaatgccggaaggttatgttttgatcgccgtgtatttatttatttatttatttatttattaccttcgcattgaaaatgccggaaggttatgttttgatcgccgtgtatttatttatttatttatttgtatgcgtgttattcgcaaaactcaaaaagtattgaaccgaatcgcatgcaatttggtgggatgattgtttattatccggggaccagttgattagattttgggatcgatcgggtcaaagttcaaggtcaaaggtcatgaacaggtcaaaatctttcgcagaactcaaaaagtattgaaccgaatcgcatgaaatttggtgggatgattggttattatccggggaccagttgattagattttgggatcgatcgggtcaaaggtcaaggtcaaaggtcatgaacaggtcaaaatgttcttgaatcgcatgcaatttggtgggatgattggttattttccggggaccatttgattagattttgggatcaatcgggtcaaaggtcaaggtcaaggtcatggaaaggtcaaactcttttttttaccatagcacgatacatttttgtccaattggcatgcaactaatgctaaaatgttcataattcaatgcccaatcttgtgatatgcgaaggtatgcactctaccgagtgcccattctagttcaataTGTTTTTACTCCAGAGAGAAGTCTTCAAACATATGTAATTATCATGTAACCACGCTGTGTTCCTTAAtttcctgctggaaattcactttggtcactgccttgtgtatgtattttgtatcctctgtatattttgtattttagcaTTAGTATTTAgaatttagtattgttattgtgttttatttgtatcttttatgaATGCTTTATTGTGCTcccactgctgtgatcctgaaatgtccccacagtgggactaataaaggaatatttaatctaatctaatctaatatcaAAAGCCAAGTGGCTTTTCTTTCAGTTTTGCCGTTTCCATCAGAATTTGACTCTGACGATGTGTTAAAGTTTGGTGCATTTATTACACATAATTAGACAATGCAGCAAAGAGAGACATTACTCATCAGTTCGGCTACACGTGAAAGCAACGGATATGTTATATCCTGTATAGATGTTAAGATTGATAACAGTGTATGTAATATTATAGCAGTTTAAGAGAGGTCTCAACACAATGAATGAGTAGAATTACACATGCTGATAACCTTAAATGAACTCTGTGTGACTGGACACATTCtagtagaacaggtgtagcaaGGCCCTTGATATTTAGAGATCAATATATTCCatgcctatgttctgaccatctccatATATGATCTATATTGGCTCATAGCAACAATTCCACATTACTTTCATTTTACTACATGTTAAAATGTCCTCTCAACTTctcgagtttcacaggaaacagtGAGTGTGAGCTGTACCGTGTGGAGAAGGCGAGGCCGGGTTTCAAAGCTCAAAGATTAAAGATATCTGTCCAGACTTCTCCAGATGCCTCAGTGATCCCGTATGAAAGGAGAAGCATGAAATGACAAGTTACTCTTTTTCTCAGTGAAAATGATGCATCAACTTCTCTTAGGGAGGAACCTTTTGTTTAATTCAACTCATGCCCTTTAACTTAGtattaaaatgtgttcttgTGATCTAATGTCATCAAATAACATCATATTTGATAGACCAAATGTCACCAGATGCCAACAGTAGATGTGaggatattgttttattttgtataatggGACACATTTATcgtattatattgtatttgtaaacaatgTGACACCGGAAAGAGATGCGATGGGTCAACACCTCAGTAAATACGACAGTTCCTGGGTGGCATCAGGCTGATGGAGTGCATTAAGATCTCCTGTTAAGGGTCCAATTCCTGGTCATGTGTGGTATTATTGTGTTGACTTTTTAACAGCTGATTATCTCATAATATATTCACATCCACACAAACAGGttgacatgtaaacatgtaggaACACCGTCTGGTCTTCACACCTGCAACACGGCTGTGAGGACGCCTGGTGGACAGGTGAGGAATGGCCGAACAAGAACATCTGGAGTTTTGACAGTCCAGAACATTGATATGTCGTGAGCTTTAAGCTTGTCATGTTTCATTCTTAAAAACCCTCAAATCTAATGTAGCTTGTGCAGCAGTCagaatcaattcaattcaattcaggttattttgaatagcccaatacgtgcctcagagggctttacaatgtaAACTTGAACTGTGATTACCCCAAAACAATCTCCAGCTGTTCTGGAAACTTTGCCATTCACTCAACAGTCACACAAATACACCAGACGCCCCGACGCTCATACCTGTATCTACACCTGCACCCACATTGTGGATGATGCAGCTCTTCCTGGGCAGTGCGGCGCTGCTCTGACTGCAGGTCCATGCACACATATCTCAATACTGAACACTCTCTGTGTAACTGTTGAATTATACATTAGTAATCCATCTCAGTGTGGCAGTATGTATTTTATTGAAGTCTTATTTAAGAGCCTCTGAAAGCCTCTGCAGAGGGAGACGGACTTCAATGCGTCTGAATCTTGATGGAGCTGCATGTGTGAAGGAACATTCGGTTTGTTTTTCTGCAGGAATACGGAAAAACTGCTCGCTGTATTTCCATAAAAATGTGCGACGGGTGTAGCAGTGGCCAAAGAAGAGCTCATTAAACTTTGCAGCGGATGGGCTGCACTCTCTGAATGTCCCTCTGGTTTACACTGGGATCAAAGATGCAATCATGCTGAGGGCAGTACATCTTCCTCCCATTTTGTAAACATAAATCTGCATTTTACTCTTTCTATTCCCAGATGTATATTTCCCTGTTCTATCGCATACAGTGTTTAGTATAAGCGAATGCTTTTAAGAGATCTTTGTCCTTGGGCGACTGCTCCTGTGAGTCCAAACCaaacagagagagggaaagagaaactGCACTCAAGAGACAAGTAGGCAGACGGAGACACAGATAGAGGCTCAGACGAAGGGGCAGTAGGATAACAGATATTGGTGGATAGTGCCGTGGTGAAGAGGTCCCTAATAAGcagtagaaggagaagaagaaaaaaacaagacaaaaaaataagaacataaACGAGAACACTCAGGATTGGActgggaaaaaatgaaaaagaggaCTTGAAAAAGAATATGAAgtagtagcacacacacacacacacacacacacacacatatatacacacacagacacacacactcctgtaaTGATGCCCTGCAGTCAGTCATGTTGTCGTTTTACAGTAAGTGGATGTGATCTGACCAACGGTGCATTTTAAATCTCAGCCCAGGTCTGTTTAGGCTGCAGGCCAACAGGCAAAGCCAAGGCCCTATCCAAAAGAGTGAAAacagttaccatgacaacatagGATGCCGTGGCTTGCTGTCCATTAGGCTGACGCTGGATGTGGCCTTGGACGCCATAATGATCACTCTTTCCTTGATGACTGGATGGTACAGTGGGTATTGCGAGGTCAAGTGAaaactttgtttgttttgttttcgtcTTTATTTCCTTTAAAGACAAGAACAAaccaaaagacaacaacaacaatgaaaaaACAGCAGTACCGGCTATAcaactgtttttattattatttcacaacGTTTTAACTTTTGAACacctattattttaaataaaattcaaagccaaattatttcaatttaaagatacccttcttaaaataaaaatgcaaccgTTTTACAATGTTTTAAGAGACATAATTAATTACTAAAGAGTTTACCATTGCGCTTGGGTTCAGCACAGCGCCGTCAGTGCATTCTGTATTCTGTCCGCTGGGGGTCGCTGCTGAGCCGCGGCCTGTCTGCAGCTTCACACTCGGCGCTGTCCGCGGTGCTGAAACGGGTCCTGAACCTCAAAGGGAGCAGCCTATGTTACATATAAAAAATGAGCCTAAATGCATGCTTGTAGATAGTTATGACATTTTTATGGATGTGGTTCGGTTTTATTGATTTAATCTATTAAATAGGATCAGTTCAATGTCTTGGTAATTAGACTGAGAATAACTAATTCATTATTAGGCCTGTAGCTTGATACATACCAGACATGCGTTTACACTGATCTGACTTTTttctaatattataatatataactcACTACTTAGACTACAGGCTACTAGACGTTAACATATTACAGTCCATTGTCTCTGTCTTCCATCCATTAAATAAACAGACAGTAAACATTTCCTTTTCTCGTGTGCGCCGGTAGATGGCGCAGTCGGCAAACGAGCCGCAGCAAAGGAGCGACTCACAGGACAGAAGAGTCAGCGAGTCCTCGGCAGACTCACAAGGAAACCAAGAAGGAACTCAACAGTCAAGTGTTGTAGCCGCTGTCGCTCGGTCCGCGTCGGGGAGACAGCCACCACCGAGCCCGGGGAGACGCACTGAGCTCCATCCTTTGTATCCCTCCGCAGAGCCGGAGAGGAGGTCCAACGACCCGGGACGCACCGGCGGGATTCCCGCTAAAGTTgttctcacacgcacacacacgcagcacggTCAGCTGTCGGACTGGGAAGTTGCAGACTGACAACCCTCGGGGGACTGGTCCGGGTAAAAGTTATGGTTGTGACGCCGACGCGCAGCATGCCCAGAGGACGCGGCGCGCTCtacgtgtgtgtgaaatgactCCAACCAGCAGCGACCTTTCCATTATGGTGAGGCGATGTCTCCTCACTTTCAAACCGTTCAGGTAAGACCACGCTGCCTTTCACAACACATGTCGCACGTCAGAATCACTCGGCTGGGTTCACACGTGGCTGTGCTTAGTCTCATCATATCAGACAACCTCCCGCATCCATCGTTTATTGTTTAAATAGAACATTTTAATCAATATGGATTTTTATGTTGTGTTCTGCAGTAGAGCACATCTCACAAGTTCAGACCCTTGACATTCATTGTTTCTATTGGAGCCAGTGTCATTCATTGTTTCTATTGGAGCCATTGGCATTCATTGTTTCTATTGGAGCCAGTGGCATTCATTGTTTCTATTGGAGCCAGTGGCATTCATTGTTTATATTGGAGCCAGTGACATTCATTGTTTTCTATTGGAGCCATTGGCATTCATTGTTTCTATTGGAGCCATTGGCATTCATTGTTTATATTGGAGCCAGTGACATTCATTGTTTTCTATTGGAGCCATTGGCATTCATTGTTTCTATTGGAGCCATTGCCATTCATTGTTTTCTATTTAAGCCATTggcatttattctttatattggaGCCATTGGCATTCATTGTTTCTATTGGAGCCATTGGCATTCATTGTTTATATTGGAGCCAGTTACATTCATTGTTTTCTATTGGAGCCATTGGCATTCATTGTTTTCTATTGGAGCCATTGCCATTCATTGTTTTCTATTTAAGCCATTggcatttattctttatattggaGCCATTGGCATTCATTGTTTCTATTGGAGCCATTGGCATTCATTGTTTATATTGGAGCCATTGACATTCATTGTTTTCTATTTAAGCCATTggcatttattctttatattggaGCCATTGGCATTCATTGTTTCTATTGGAGCCATTGACATTCATTGTTTTCTATTGAAGCCTTTggcatttattctttatattggaGCCATTGGCATTCATTGTTTCTATTGGAGCCATTGGCATTCATTGTTTTCTCTTGGATCCATTGGCATTCATTGTTTCTATCGGAGCCATTGGCATTCATTGTTTTCTATTGGAGCCATTGGCATTCATTGTTTCTATTGGAGCCATTGGCATTCATTGTTTGCATTGGAGCCATTGGCATTTATTCTTTCTATTGGAGCCATTGGCATTTATTCCTTCTATTGGAGCCATTGGCATTTATTAGAACAACGGCATGCCAGCTGTGCTATAATCAACGTTTGCTTGCACAGCTCAAACTGtcccgagcagcagcagctggaggggaGTGAAAGCAGCTCCAGCAGATATAAACTCATGAAACACACACGTCTGACTAGATGGGTCGTGCACTGGCATTAATGAGGTAGTGATGGTGGCCATGCGCCTTTGAGGGCTCTCTCTATCTGGAGTAAAGTGCCCTGATGTGTAACAGCTGTCTGAGTGAAGACGATGGTCTGAACATGCACCTCTCACTGCAGAGTCCTACGCTTGTGTTTCCCACACAGCGTGCTCGTATTCCCTGGACATCAAATCCCTTTTCTTCACCATTACCTCACCAATTGGAGAGTGTCGTGGGGCTCTCGCTCACGCTCCTGCTGAGTGACTGCGGCCTCTCTCTGCTCACCGTTTTTTTTCCACCTTATGAAAATGCCAGCATGCATACAGAAGGGAACGAcagtcctgcagcgcctctttgTGACGAAGGAATTGTTTCCGAAACGTTTTCTCGGCACGAGCACTTGGAGAATGCCACAGGAGACAGTTTTAGGCTAATCGGTCCAAAGCATTTGTTTTCAACGCTCGAGGACTTCGCGCATGTTTGCCGTGCGTTCGCTGTTTTCTCCAAATTGCAACCGTTCGACTGGAAGTGAATGCTTTTATCTTGGATGTTCGCCCACTGAGCAAAGTGTGAGGCAGAGAAGTCATCCGTGGCACGGTTCATTCGAgatgacacactcacacaatacTTTTCTGTGGGTTGATCGGgacaataaacattttttttaaattaaaaaatgcatGTTCCATGAAGCCTGACAAAGGATTTAAAGTGATGATGTATCATGTGGATGAGCGGCTGGGCGATATGGCCAAAACCCTCTATCACAATACAGGTCATTTCATATCTCGATAACTACATATGTTT
Coding sequences:
- the LOC130188949 gene encoding uncharacterized protein LOC130188949: MRHFIHSTACLLTLRPATSQQSSPQSAEVGRSSTQQVLCMMKVRRFPSDVETRRAVGWVSILWFTAAVSSAAGQGVTLQTTSQVAARCGENLTLTCEAGSSRPLDIKSFSWLAKNKSVCVADVPSDSEFVCDSAVQLLVHRLSVTLLNVMPAHQGEYLCKLHSTFGAKHSTTTVTVQDCLGRYGSSIKKAFAQCWFSGVYPIGTVHWFQDKDNFTLSASTRQEVDDNGRYNVSSSIDINEGNPNQPYECSLWIPSARKTLISLMVHPIGKQETQSSGRKVHLQWICVLVGIMTFMI